The following proteins are encoded in a genomic region of Acipenser ruthenus chromosome 4, fAciRut3.2 maternal haplotype, whole genome shotgun sequence:
- the LOC117399418 gene encoding protein O-linked-mannose beta-1,4-N-acetylglucosaminyltransferase 2-like, which translates to MRGSSCRMNIAAVLNGLLVSVLAAVLWKYAKLQEHTYSVEEELLLTQQSQELSQVRIDYHAALQSLQEEGTRMVCTGKMHTDRICRFDYLCYSTEAEEFVFFHSNSSVMLPNLGSRRFQPALLDLSSVEDHNTQYFNFLELPAAALKFMPKPVFVPDVTLILNRFNPDNLMHIFHDDLLPIYYTMLLYPDLDQDARLVFMEGWNEGMHFDLYRLMSNKQPLLKEQLKNFGKLLCFTKSYVGLSKMTTWYQYGFVQPQGAKANILVSGMEIRQFTRFMMEKLNVSMEESSSGEEYIVVFSRTINRLILNEAELILGLAQEFQMKTVTVSLDDHSFADIVQIISRASMLVSMHGAQLVTSVFLPRGALVVELFPYAVNPDHYTPYKTLASLPGIDLQYVAWQNTNEENSMAFPDRPWDQGGIAHLEKAEQERIMKSKEVPQHLCCRNPEWLFRIYQDTKVDIPSLIEAIRQTVKTKLNLKKVKPAIVIHPGKVRDPKCQASVQGTSEARLTVSWQIPWNLKYLKVREVKYEVWIQEQGENTYMPYILPHQNYTFSENIKPFTTYLVWIRCFFNKTLLGPFADVLVCRT; encoded by the coding sequence ATGCGAGGGTCCAGCTGCAGGATGAACATTGCTGCTGTGTTGAACGGGCTGCTGGTGTCCGTTCTGGCCGCGGTGCTGTGGAAGTATGCCAAGCTACAAGAGCATACCTATTCAGTGGAGGAGGAGCTGCTCCTGACGCAGCAGTCCCAGGAGCTGTCTCAGGTCCGCATCGACTACCACGCCGCCCTGCAGTCCCTCCAGGAGGAGGGAACCCGCATGGTGTGCACGGGCAAGATGCACACTGACCGTATCTGCCGCTTCGACTACCTCTGCTACTCCACCGAGGCTGAAGAGTTTGTCTTTTTCCACAGCAACTCCTCAGTCATGCTGCCCAACCTGGGATCAAGGAGGTTCCAGCCTGCCCTCCTCGACCTCTCCTCCGTAGAGGACCACAACACCCAGTACTTTAACTTCCTGGAGCTGCCTGCGGCTGCCCTCAAGTTCATGCCCAAGCCCGTGTTTGTGCCAGATGTGACTCTTATCCTGAACCGATTCAACCCGGACAACctaatgcatatttttcatgaTGACCTTCTCCCTATTTACTACACCATGCTGCTGTACCCTGATCTGGACCAGGATGCCCGCTTGGTCTTCATGGAAGGCTGGAATGAGGGTATGCACTTTGACCTCTACCGTTTAATGAGCAATAAGCAGCCCCTTCTGAAAGAGCAGCTGAAGAACTTTGGCAAGCTCCTGTGCTTCACCAAATCGTATGTGGGGTTATCTAAAATGACCACCTGGTACCAGTATGGTTTTGTCCAACCCCAGGGCGCCAAAGCCAACATACTGGTGTCGGGTATGGAAATCAGACAGTTCACCAGGTTCATGATGGAGAAACTGAATGTGAGCATGGAAGAAAGCTCCAGTGGCGAAGAGTACATTGTAGTTTTCAGTCGTACAATAAATAGGCTGATTCTTAATGAAGCAGAGCTTATTTTAGGCCTTGCACAGGAGTTCCAGATGAAGACAGTCACTGTTTCTTTGGATGACCATTCCTTTGCAGATATCGTGCAGATCATCAGCAGGGCATCCATGTTAGTCagcatgcacggggcccagcttGTTACATCAGTCTTCCTGCCTAGAGGAGCTCTAGTTGTTGAGCTTTTCCCATATGCTGTTAACCCAGACCACTACACCCCATACAAAACTCTGGCCTCTTTGCCTGGCATTGACCTGCAGTACGTTGCCTGGCAGAACACCAATGAAGAGAATTCGATGGCTTTTCCGGATAGACCCTGGGATCAAGGTGGCATAGCCCACCTGGAGAAAGCCGAGCAGGAGCGCATTATGAAAAGCAAGGAAGTCCCTCAGCACCTGTGTTGCCGCAACCCAGAATGGCTTTTCCGCATCTATCAGGACACAAAAGTAGATATCCCCTCGCTTATTGAAGCCATTAGGCAGACGGTTAAGACCAAGCTGAACCTGAAGAAGGTGAAGCCAGCAATTGTTATCCACCCTGGCAAAGTGAGGGATCCCAAATGCCAGGCATCCGTCCAGGGCACCAGTGAAGCCAGACTGACTGTTTCCTGGCAGATTCCCTGGAACCTGAAGTACCTGAAGGTCCGGGAAGTGAAATACGAAGTGTGGATACAAGAACAAGGGGAGAACACATACATGCCTTATATCCTGCCACACCAGAACTACACCTTTTCAGAGAACATCAAGCCTTTCACCACATACCTAGTATGGATACGTTGCTTTTTCAACAAAACCCTTCTGGGACCCTTTGCAGACGTGTTGGTCTGCAGAACATAA